Part of the Henckelia pumila isolate YLH828 chromosome 2, ASM3356847v2, whole genome shotgun sequence genome is shown below.
TGTGATCATTATTTTTGTTAAATTCGTCTTGTTAAAATGTTAGGACACATAAGAGTGTGCAAGGTACTGTGTGGCTCTTGACGGTTTGTCAATGTAACCCGTGCTATAGTTAGGATCAGCTTCTGTAGGGAGATGGAGAGTTAAAATGATTGTAGGTTCGAAAAGCATGTTTTAGCTGACATTTCGAATTGTACATGTTCATTGGATGACCATGGTAGGTTTACATGCTCAATCACACAAGCTTGGGGTTAACTCTCTTCATTAAAGATTTGCTAGTGTTTTGCCACCTTgtatttggtagatttatggtGACTATGGACACGGCTGAGAAGTGTCTTTTGATCTCAGAATGATGGCCGATTATTATCAATTAGTAAAAGAGATTTAGTTCTCTTTCATAAATTCATTCTTTCATAAGCCTTGCTAATTCTGTTTCCCATTACTAGTTCCAAAACTTATCCCCAACATCAACATTTAATGATTTTGTAGGTTTCCTATGCATGCGTTTGATCCCTATCAAAAGTCTATATTTCCTCTTGGTGTTATGGCTAATCcatgttttaattatgtttgtgtttgtgttttttGGTTTATGGCTCTACTATGTTCTTATAAGGAATAGTTAGCTGGTGAAAGTTTTAAAAAAGGGACAACATGACTGTACATTTTAAgattgtttgagatttattagatatattaaattataatcAACAGTGGGAGGTTAATAGAGTTGTTAGGTAGTTAGATACCGGTTGTTGTAGATATAGGCAGGGGCGGAGGCAActttttttaagttatatatatgtgtgttgtaattttgttattatttcatctaaaaaaatttatataattttatttatcttCTCAAAAgagtaatatatttttatttattggaattaattttacaaaactGAGAAACATAATCTATCGCATGTCAACCTCAATTTTTTCATGCAATATTTGGTCTTtaattttttcttctctttccTCCTCTTCTCTTCATCTTGTTTAAAGGCTACAAAATAAAaggtgtgtttttttttttttttttactctctTGAATTATAACTCGCTTTTAAATTTTTGtgagactttttttttttaaaaatccattgTCATTAATGTTTTATTAAGGGATTTTTCAAATAACTTTCTTTGTTTCATTTATTTCTAACATGTACTCGAGAGAATtcttaatattttgaaatatattgaTTTCTTTGTCTTTTTTAAGTAtgtaattatattataaatatagtcATAATTATGCTTTATAATATGATGAAAGGTGAAATTCTTAATGATTGTTTGCTAGTGTATATTGAGAATCAAATTTCTAAAAAGTTCGATATAGTTCACTTGTAGTCGTAGATGATTTTCGTGATTTGCAAAGagaatttctaaattttaataGATTCGAAAAATaatgatatatttatatttttttatgatgaatATTGATGTAGTATTTGatacaaatataatatatatatttaaaattttattgttatatacAATAAATATTTGATCTTTCTCGAGTTTGCTATTGGCCCCCCCGGTATCTAGTTCTGGCTCCGCCCCTGGATATATGCATATAACTATTTCTTCTTGTACTTTTGATGTACTGATTTTGCATTCCAAGAATTCTCTATATTCGATCTTTACTCTCACATGTAATAAGATTAATTGATCAATGTGAATTAAGTCATGCCATATCCATGATGTTTATTTCTTTCGGTAATAATTGGTGTTGGCTTCTGTGATTTTTGTTGTTTAATGGTTAACCAGGTTCCAGGCACATGGCGATGGATGCTTGGAGTATCTGCATTGCCGGCTATTGTACAATTTTCTCTTATTCTATTTTTGCCCGAGTCTCCGCGGTGGCTTTACATGAAGAAGGATAAATCTGAAGCCATTCTCGTGCTTTCTAAAATTTATGATCCACATCGGTTAGAAAAGGAGATAGGGCAGCTTGCTGCTGCACTTGGGGAAGAGCAACAGAAAAGCAACAATGTCAGTTACATTAATGTTCTTAAATCAAAGGAATTAAGACTTGCTTTTTTGGCTGGAGCAGGTATGCAGGCCTTTCAGCAATTTACTGGAATCAACACAGTTATGTACTACAGCCCAACAATTGTGCAAATGGCTGGCTTTAACTCCAATCAGTTAGCACTTCTTCTATCCCTCATAGTTGCGGCCATGAATGCCCTTGGTACAGTTCTTGGAATATACCTCATTGATCATGTTGGTCGCAGGAAGTTAGCTCTAAGTAGTTTGTGTGGAGTAACCACATCTCTTATTGTCCTCGCTGTGGCATTTTTCTTGCAATCAACAGATCCTGTAAATGGGTTTTATGGTTGGATTGCAGTTGTGGGTTTGACTCTTTACATCGCATTTTTTTCACCTGGAATGGGCCCCGTCCCTTGGACAATTAATTCAGAAATATATCCAGAGGATTACCGTGGACTTTGTGGTGGCATGTCTGCTACAGTGAACTGGATATCGAATCTAATAGTAGCTCAAAGTTTTTTGTCCTTAGCTGAAGCTGTCGGCACTGGCCAAACTTTCTTGATACTCGCTGGAGTGGCTATTGTCGCATTTATATTTGTCATTCTTTTTGTGCCAGAGACAAAGGGATTGTCATTTGAGGAAGTGGGAGAAATCTGGAAGGAGAGAGCTCGGGGTCATGACTATGGTAGAGAGCCACTGCTGGAGACTGGGACTGGAAACAACCATTGAGTGATGGATCTTTgaatctctttttcttttttatgcAATCTGAATGTTTGTGAGATGCAATTAGACTATAATGTGCTCAAAATCCCAGTAGCCATCATTCCAAAAAAAATCCCAGTAAACCAAGGAAGTGGAAACAATCAAATAAGCGAGCAACTAGGGCAACAGTGGATGGAACTGTTGGTTATACCAAACTTAGGTTCGGTGATTGAGTCACACCTGGTACGCGTGCATAATTCGCCTGGTACGCCCATGTAATTTTTTAACAAACTTGTTCGATAATGCAATGCGTATTTTCCATCACGTGTTTTCAATTTTCTAAATTTATTTGCGAAACCAGTGCAAAGTGTGCAAAAGTTTTATGTTAACCAGAATGCCTTTATATATGGGAAAGGAAGTTGTGTATGTCGAAGTTAGTTGGGTTTTGTGGTGTGACAGTGATCGTTGTGCCATAGGGCATGTTCTGTGCATGAGATCAGCTTGAATGCGAGTGTTGGATTTGATAATGTTGTTTTACGGAAACAGATTGAATTATAAGAAAAAAACTTTGATGGCTTGAGACATGAAGACTTGATGTCAAATTAACCAGACACTAGATTATGGGATTATAGATTCCCATAATTCTTTATACATGTTTAGTTTTACAGAACTACTAAACGAGCATGATACAAGGAAGATCCGCTGTCCTTTCAGGGACAGAAATTAGACAGACGGGAAATATTTGTTGAGATTGAGAGGAAGGGAGTAGAATTCCCCACTTCTGGTATCAGTCTTGAAGTCTTTGAACTTGTCCCACCAATGTTTTCCTCTATCTTTCCTTACTTGTGCGTCTTGCTTGTGTAAGGTGGTGTCAAGAAAGTATGAAACTATACCAGCTACAAAAGCTTTGGAGGAAAAGGGGACGTTTACCATGTCGTTAAACTGCAAGATGGAAAGAGTATTTTTGTGAGTAAAAAGGAAGAAAAAGTACGTACATATTCTTATATATATGAGTGCCAAGAATTTGCTATTGTGCATACCCATCGGCCAGATGTGTGGACCGGACCATAGCCATTGATGGCAGTGTATTCGTTGAAGTACTGGGGAATCGACAAGCCAAGAAAAGTTGAAAAGCTTAGTATGAACAAGTTCCTGAAGCTGTTAAGTTGGCAGAACTGCAGGAAACTCAAACCACCAGAGCCTGTGCGTTTAGGATTGCATAAAGTAAGTATCATGCGAATCATTTAGATGCAGTAAACTTTGTTAAAGAATTAATGCCATGGGTCCTCATTGTGGAACTTGATATAATACCGTTCCATAAGTAGCTACTTCTCATCGGCTCACATTTCACGAAAATGGTTAACCCATGTTGTGCCCTTGCATATGCAAGGCTGCATCTATGAAGTAggaaatgagagcaagagtagACGAGGGGTGGCGTTGCACGATGGGATGGATTTTGGCGttcaaatttataattataaaaataattacaaaCAAGATTTTTAAAGAACATTATTTTAGGGGTAGGTAATCCCACCCCAGTAAATTGCTTTGGATTGATTGCATATTGCCAGTTGGTCACAGCTCTAAGACAATCTCACAAGGGACGAGATATTGGATAGACAGACTGTAAACACTTACCAACATAAGCAAAGAAGACAATCTCACAAGGGACAAGATATTGGATAGACAGACTGTAAACACTTACCAACATAAGCAAAGAAGACGCAGTACAACGCAGCCACAATAGGCATTGGAATTGAAGCAAAGACTGCTCCAAATTTCCCTGAAAAGATAACTCTTGTTTATTAGAGCGCAGAGTCACCTACAGAACACGATTTTCTCAAGATGAATCAGATAATTACCAAGAACAGAGAAGAAAAGCATGAATCCAGCAGATATCTGCACCACTCTTCGGCTACCAACTCGTGTAAGTGCTATCAGGCCAATATTCTCACTGAGCAGAAGCAAAGAAAATCATATGGGGAGCGTAAGAGATGAAATCATGCGGAAATCTAGAGTCACTGCCTTACATAGCTACCGATGATCCATTCCCAGTTCCAAAAATTCCAGACAACAGGATAGCAATACCCTGGCATACAGAAGCAGGTGACGTGAAATCTTTTCTGTAACATTCATTCTGTTTCTGGGAAATTACTAAGATATTAAAAGAACCCCCTATGCAGTGAAAGATGTCTTATTCTACCTGCCAGCCTACGCCACGGCTGAAAATAGATGGTGG
Proteins encoded:
- the LOC140883481 gene encoding inositol transporter 1; the encoded protein is MTIELLAESSGCLNDGRGNGGRKITYFSNSYVLGLTLVAGIGGLLFGYDTGVISGALLYIKEDFEQVNGSSFLQETIVSMALVGAIVGAAGGGWINDSYGRKKATIFADLVFIVGSVVMAAAPNAYVLIAGRFFVGLGVGVASVTAPVYIAEASPSEIRGGLVSTNVLMITGGQFLSYLVNLAFTEVPGTWRWMLGVSALPAIVQFSLILFLPESPRWLYMKKDKSEAILVLSKIYDPHRLEKEIGQLAAALGEEQQKSNNVSYINVLKSKELRLAFLAGAGMQAFQQFTGINTVMYYSPTIVQMAGFNSNQLALLLSLIVAAMNALGTVLGIYLIDHVGRRKLALSSLCGVTTSLIVLAVAFFLQSTDPVNGFYGWIAVVGLTLYIAFFSPGMGPVPWTINSEIYPEDYRGLCGGMSATVNWISNLIVAQSFLSLAEAVGTGQTFLILAGVAIVAFIFVILFVPETKGLSFEEVGEIWKERARGHDYGREPLLETGTGNNH